AGTTTAGAGACATCTCAAAATAGAGTTTATGGTTGGTTTTATAATTATACTAAAGTTAAGGGGCATTTTGCGAGCCAATTTTTagcccttcttctctctttttttttccacaTCATTTACCAACGAAAATGACAACAGGTTGAATTCTAAATTAGGAATGCACTAAACTCGGGTTTGATCTTGACAAAAGCCTAGTTTTATGGTGGCTCGAGTCCATCTTTTACAAATGAGTCggtatatattttttgattctcatggatatttttattctagattggttaatttttttcaatttactcATAAAAATATGTTAGTATATCATATGTAGCCATCTCAATCACTTTAAAACTAGATCAACCATCTAATAAGACCAAATCAATAATTAAGATTTGtagtgtgagatttttttttttgtttcatttacTTGTTTCTAATGGACAGTGGATATGTGAAGAaaccttagattttttttaatatcaatttaaatttttatttttgtaaaaatttttaaaaaataaatttgttaaaaaaataaaatttatttgtatttATCTTGATTATAGCAATGATGGTAGTGGTGGTTAGTCAGATAGTGATGGTAATACAGTAACAGTTGATAGATAGAGATGGTGATAAAGACAGCAACGGTAGTTAGTTGCCGAGGAGCAATGATGTTATCACGATAGAAATGATGGCAGGTGCTATAAAGAGTTTCTATTTTTGGAGAAAATCAATAAGATTCTTTTAGATATGATAATCAAAAATCAGACCAAACAAGGTTTTAGTGggtagaaaatttttctttttctgaccAAGCCTATTCAATACGTGACCctccttttattattattatttttttgttagaATCCATGATCATCTTATTGGAAGGGATTTTTAGCACGCATACGATTTTCATGGTAGAATGATGGCTTTCACTCCATTGTTTTTAATTCGGTATTCAATGCAACAACTGATCATAAGCCATCTTATTGACAAAAAAAATCTCTGCTCTTAAGACCAGAGAGTTTAATCTTGCAACGAGCAATTGTTAAATAGAATCAAGAAAGAAGCACATCCAAGTTACCCAATCTTGAGTTCTTGAGTTGGATACACGAGTCTCCCCTGAGGGAAAAAGGTCGAAAGAAAATAGCTTTCTTTAATATGATGACGCCaactttcctaccaaaaaaagtaaaaaaaatgatgatgccAACTTAGTATAGAAGTAATGACATTCTCCGTCACCATGTGGTTATTTCCAAAACTTGCATGTCTCCATCTTATTGAATGCTTGGCATCTTGTGCGTAGCAGAAGCCCTTGCATGACCCAAGGCCTCTACAGCACAAAGTGCCAAGTTGGGTGGCTCCAAGCCAGGCCAAATCTAACCCAAACCTCTAAGCTACTACCCTCAAATCGTTGACCTGTTGCATTCCCATTCGCAAAGGATGAGTACGTGCACATCTTTTCACACGGTCAGCCTGATGGCCTGGCTCAAACAATGTAAGTTTTAGCTCATCGGCTAATTAATCCGTCTGCATTCTTGACGAGGTTTGCTCAATTGTTGCCTAATCCACAAGGTAAAAGCTGGAAAACATCATCCGGAAGAAGCCTCAGAATTCTGGATCTGAGTTTGAGCTCTCATGTTAACTCAATTCTAGTTTGTGTTGGCTCCGAGTCAAAACAGAGTCATCACAACTAGTATGCCATATTTGTGACTTCCTATTTAAATGATTTTTCTATAACATCAAGTTAGCTGGTGGCAAATGTATAAACAAACACACACATCCCATATTTTATAGAAAGTGAAAATTCATGGAGAAGATGAGTTTTGAcactttttataaaataaaaagtgatgatatttttttctttcccaaAATATCTTTTTATGATCCACGactaagattttgcaaaatatcaatagatagttaggatgaaatattgaatagtgatataatattatattaatataattataatatttatataaatataatattaatattataatatatattctatttaatatttatataaatagaatatttttattaatattaatataatatttttattaatatattaatatttatatctatattaataaattgattatattaaaatattaatattatatttatataatattattatgatctgatgttatattataatatatttatattaatataaatataatatttatatttatataaaatttaggagtAAAAATATATGACCTTATATCTACTAAAAGTATGATAGATATgttacataattttttcaaaaaaataggtgcTCAATCAAAcataagttattttatttttttataattaattaaatatattaaaattttatttttaatttttttttttaaaaatattttttgaaaaaaaaaaattcatatgaatcaaacaaatctttcatgTTTTGTGGTGCATGATGTTTGAGAAAGCGCAAAATCGTAAGAAATCACGCTCCTTTTCCTGTTGGTGAGTAAATGGAATTGCATGTTCACTTTGCGAACACGACCCATTGCCTCCCTGTTGGCCTTGGGAATCCATGTACAAGTCATTCCGTCTCAGCCCCCGCCATCCCGATCCAATCAGCTAATTGATTAGCCTCATGAAAACAACAGTCTACATGGCCCGCAATTGGGCCCATATCTCTTTAAGCATAGATGAGTTAAGCATAAATTTCTCTGGCTGGTGGAAACAAAGAAATGGGCCCAATCCTCTTAAAAATCAATCCTGACTCTCCtgatgatttaaattttttttccgaTTCTAATTAGGAATCAAATGCTTTAGAGGATACGGCTGTTCAGATTCTCATTTGGATTCTTTTTGATTCCAATTTTGGTCGTGAAGCGGGAGGTGACTTGTAAGTAAAATACCAGCGCGCAGTTGAAAGGCTCTTCCCTCCTTTGTCTATTTCGTTCCATCGCTAACAAGTTCTTATCGATGAGGACAAGGTTAGCCAGCCTCCTAGGCGACCCTTGTTCTATGGCTACAAGCTTTGCAATCTAGTGCGGAGACCCCCGGGCCAAGCCTTGGAAGTTTGGGTGCCAACTTTGTCGTCTCTCGCTCACCATTTCAACCAAATAAATAAGCCCGGCTACGGAAGACGGTCGAACCAAAACAACAAAGAGCTCAAGGGGCGGTGCTGCCCTGACGAAGACGATGGCCGCCGGAGCTGCTTCATTTCTCCGGTGCGTCTTTGCGGTTTGCATCGCCGCCTCGGACTTGGAGATCCGAAGAAGACCTTACCATCGCTACTGTGGGTGTGCATTGCATGACCCTCGAGGTTGCTCCAAGCTCTCAGCTTGCAATAAGATCTCTTATCCAGTTCGACGGTCACAGGGCAGAAGCAGCGTAAGTCTTGTATTAGGGACAAATCCTGCCCGCTCTTCTCCTTCACCGTCCCCGGCAAACACCTTCAATATTATCGATGGGAGGTTGGCAGGACAGAGGACGACGGTGGAGGGCTTGCCCGAAGAAAGACATGCATAGTGTGAGGCTACAAAATGTTTTAGTTGCCTGCACGATAAAGTGCTGTTGTTTCCCCACGTCGCCATCTGCAAGCATTTGGCTTTGATTATCTCGGCCATAATGGTTACCTATTACAATTTTATCTATCAATctctctctttaatttttggaaaaATGGAGCTTTGAGGAGCTACGGAAGAAATATCTCAAATGTGATGGGCTGAGGCCCAAGCAGTCAGTGACAATCGAGTCAGGATTTTCTGCGATGGGAGCTATATATGCATGGTTGGATGGCGAGACGACGGTCCATCTTGAAAAGGGATGATTCTCCTTCATTTCTCGACTTGATGTATGCTTGGCATGCTAGCTATGTTTGATATGGAAACACGATGGATGACAGCACTTGTCCATGTCTTCTTGATTAAATTAACGAAGTTTGTGAGGATAAAAGGAACCAAATTTCTTTTTAAAGTTCTCCCaagcttttattttttcatggagAAATTCAATTCTATGACATTTCTTTTGAGCCACAGACTCTCAACATCCCCGCCGCAACTAGTAATTACGTTTCAAAACGCCGCTTCTCTCATGGTTTTCTCAGAAGCAATGCATTGGCCCCTAATAAATTATCTACCGACGGTGTTTGGTGTTAAAAAAATGGATTTACACCAGCTTTGAGAAAATTACTGAGTGAAAGTGACAGTGTCATTATATATTTCAATTGCTCTAATAAtatgaaagataattttaattggcCATTCAAGTATCCGATCTAACTCGATCTACATAAAAAAGATTTTATCGATCCGATTAAAATCTAAAATGAGTATATATTTTCGAAAAAAATATTTCTGATGAATTTGGATCGGATGCAGATAATAGCCCTACCTTGAATTCGATCTAATATAAcattaatttaagtcatttttttaaaattataattattttataatatttacatgataaattttttatccgatTTGACCTTATTTGCATTTCTATCTGACTCGACTCGATTCAATCAGATCCAAGACAGATATTAGGTGGACATAGATGGATATGAggtttttaattatgagatggtATGAATATTAGCTGATCCAATACATACTCGATCGGTTGCCATCTTTATGTGATAGTGAAACCTCGAtggtctataaaaattttaagacaaATTCATTATGTCATGAGTTAGAATgttgtaatttaaaaattaaaattaatgcttGGCTTGGCTTTCTAGCTTACAATGTATAGAGTTTGCTTTAATTTTGGAAAGGCAACCATCGTGATACTCTAGCGGCTTAAGTGGTTGATTTGCCCTTCAGATGACGAGTTCTTTCGGCCTGCCAAAAAGATGGACGACGATTGCTGATTGATGCAGCCCCAGCAGGGATCACGGCCGTCCATTTTTTGTTACCGTTCCAGCTTTTGCGGCTCCATCCTGCAAACCGAAATTTTTCACCCGGACCGACATATCTGTCCGTATCGGTATCGGCCACCAGCATATCCTCCATTTGGCCCCCCACCGAAACCCTAAACCCCGACGCCATGGCCCTGCATCTCAGGCTTAGGCCCAAAAACCTAGCCCCCGTCCCATCCCTCCGAcgcttctcttcttcctcctcttccaccCCTCCTCCGCCGCCTCCGGCGGACTCCAATGGTGGCGGCGGCGGGGACAACGAAGACTCTTCTCCTCCCCCTTCGCCGTCCTATTCCTCTTTATTCAGCGACGTCAAGGAGCGGCTCAAGTCCCCGCCCACCCCTCCCCGCCGGATCCCCACCGACCCTCCTCCGCCGCCTCCCCTGTCCTCCCCCAAACCCGGGCCCGCCGCCTCCCTCGAGGAGATCCGCAAGCACCTTGCCGGATTCCGGCACCGATCCGGTGGAGGCCCTCTGCCGCCATCTGGCGAGCGCCCCCCGTCGTCTCCACCCACCATCTCCTTCCAGGAGCTCTTCAAGAACAACGTCCTCAACAAGACGGACGGCGGCGGCGCTGGCGAAGGGGGCCCGTCCGAGAAGGGCGCAAGAGTCTCTTTGGACTCCATCAGAGAGAGTTTACGGCAGTTCCGGGCCTCCCCGAGAGACCAGACGGGGCCCCGCGGCTTCGATTTCAAAGCGTTTCAGGATAGTTTGAGGAGCCCGGCGGGGGAGGCGGATAAGGGGCCGTCGCTTATTGGAGGGAGGGAGACGCTGCCAGAGTCTATTTTTGGGAAGGAATTGAGGGAGAAGAAGGGGGAGGGCGACGGAGAGTCGAAGGCGCTGAAGACGGAGTTTGTGAAGATGTATAGCTACGACGAACTGGGAGAGAAGCTCCGGAAGCTGAGGCCGGAGGAAGCCACGAAGGGGGATAAAAATTGGTTCTCACTCAGCGAGTTGAATGAGAGGCTTGCGAAGCTTAGGGAGTTGGAGGAGAAGGAGACTGAGTCGAGGATGGGAGGGGTCTCCTTCAGGGATCTGAGGGAGAGCCTCGTGAGGCTTAAAGAAGCCGATGCCAGTAAAAAGGCCAACAGTAACTTCCCTTCACCAGATTCTCTGTTTGTTCGTTTACGTTAAATCCTTGTAATTTAGGAAGTTTATTCGTGTTTGTTTGCATATGAGCAGTGCAGAGATTGTCAACCTTGATGAATCTTGGCGGGCAGGTGACTCCAACTTTCAGGCTAAAACCCCCACAGGAGAACTTATTGGAGAGGGTATGTAGGGTGTATTTGATGCAAGCTCCCTCAATATTTGTAATGTTGTTTGGTGGCTCAAATATATGACTTTTTCGAGTTTGATTGTTGCAGTATTTCCATCCGGATCACATGTCTTCGGCAGAGAAGTTGAAGTTGGAGCTCAGGAGAGtcagagatgaatttaagatgtcgGAGTCAGATTGTGGTTCTGCACGTGTTCAAGGTAAAAGGCACATTAAGCCTGTTTTCGCTTTCAACCATTATTTACAGTTAGATGAACAGGAATATCAGCTGAATTTCATCGAAAAAGTACAGGGATGATTCTGATCCAAGTAGTTAGAATGTTATTTCTGTCTAATATAACTTTCGTTAGTGATTCTGAAACCTATCAGCAAACCAATGTAAGCAGTAGCAAATAGAATCATCATCATTTTTAGAAATATTTGAAATAATAGACAAATTAATAAGCAAAGTGTTTGAATTGGTTGATTTTCTGTTATGTATGAAGGACTGTTTGTTTCCATGTGAAGACCAATAAAAGAAGCGTTTGAGTTGACCAGTTCTTCTGTTATGTGTTCTCTTTTTCCTCACCAGAAAAAATATAAAGGAAAGATAGGCACAAATTGGAACTTAAGTTGCATAAAGTGTAGTCAAATGTTACCCTGATGATtgtatgatgatcctatgataccTCCAGAAGTTTGACAATGGATTGActagaaaaaggaaaaaatattttcagaaaatgGTTAGTTAAAATATTTGTAGGGGTTGTTATAGGAACTAAAGTTATAGAAcgggaccaaaaaaaaaaagagaaattgagTCCAGGAGGACCATAAGAGAAAAGTGCCTTAAATAGGGTGAAATGGCATAGAGAACGAGGGGTGATTGATTGAATAACATGTAACTGTATTGTCAGAGGTTTGCAAAGGCTGACATCACGGTATTAGGTTGAAACTTGAAAGTTTG
Above is a genomic segment from Elaeis guineensis isolate ETL-2024a chromosome 1, EG11, whole genome shotgun sequence containing:
- the LOC105060240 gene encoding uncharacterized protein isoform X2, with amino-acid sequence MALHLRLRPKNLAPVPSLRRFSSSSSSTPPPPPPADSNGGGGGDNEDSSPPPSPSYSSLFSDVKERLKSPPTPPRRIPTDPPPPPPLSSPKPGPAASLEEIRKHLAGFRHRSGGGPLPPSGERPPSSPPTISFQELFKNNVLNKTDGGGAGEGGPSEKGARVSLDSIRESLRQFRASPRDQTGPRGFDFKAFQDSLRSPAGEADKGPSLIGGRETLPESIFGKELREKKGEGDGESKALKTEFVKMYSYDELGEKLRKLRPEEATKGDKNWFSLSELNERLAKLRELEEKETESRMGGVSFRDLRESLVRLKEADASKKANMQRLSTLMNLGGQVTPTFRLKPPQENLLERYFHPDHMSSAEKLKLELRRVRDEFKMSESDCGSARVQEVLEGDNMSACCVPTIS
- the LOC105060240 gene encoding uncharacterized protein isoform X1, encoding MALHLRLRPKNLAPVPSLRRFSSSSSSTPPPPPPADSNGGGGGDNEDSSPPPSPSYSSLFSDVKERLKSPPTPPRRIPTDPPPPPPLSSPKPGPAASLEEIRKHLAGFRHRSGGGPLPPSGERPPSSPPTISFQELFKNNVLNKTDGGGAGEGGPSEKGARVSLDSIRESLRQFRASPRDQTGPRGFDFKAFQDSLRSPAGEADKGPSLIGGRETLPESIFGKELREKKGEGDGESKALKTEFVKMYSYDELGEKLRKLRPEEATKGDKNWFSLSELNERLAKLRELEEKETESRMGGVSFRDLRESLVRLKEADASKKANMQRLSTLMNLGGQVTPTFRLKPPQENLLERYFHPDHMSSAEKLKLELRRVRDEFKMSESDCGSARVQVAQLTTKIKHLSAVLHKKDKHSRKGLQEMVQRRKKLLKYLRRTDWDSYSVVLSRLGLRDVPEYKAPEYKS